In a genomic window of Desulforegula conservatrix Mb1Pa:
- a CDS encoding PilZ domain-containing protein encodes MKTKYRQLTMERRSTRRYPVKEGMYAAFKSGRLLVGTIDNFCKGGLCFRYLDDLESASDDRSGELTLFSYNHGFFLDNIKCRIVRDEADNSDPSFIDISMKTLAVEFNDLDSYLSQGISDFINNFCIINHSPGHPGIREKREENHEYNQYMKYMRAVNI; translated from the coding sequence ATGAAAACCAAATACAGGCAATTAACCATGGAAAGAAGAAGCACTAGAAGATATCCTGTAAAAGAAGGAATGTATGCGGCATTTAAATCCGGCCGGCTGCTTGTTGGTACTATCGATAATTTTTGCAAAGGTGGGTTATGTTTCAGGTACTTAGATGACCTTGAAAGTGCTTCTGATGATAGGAGTGGTGAGTTGACGCTTTTTTCATACAACCACGGCTTTTTTCTGGATAATATAAAATGCAGGATTGTCAGAGATGAAGCAGATAACTCAGATCCTTCTTTTATTGATATAAGCATGAAAACCCTTGCTGTTGAATTTAATGACCTTGACTCATATCTTAGTCAGGGTATTAGTGATTTTATCAATAATTTTTGCATAATTAATCATAGTCCCGGGCATCCAGGTATCAGAGAAAAACGTGAAGAAAACCATGAATATAATCAGTATATGAAATATATGAGAGCTGTAAACATTTGA
- a CDS encoding GGDEF domain-containing protein, with translation MPLFKRLLKALVVPVLILAISGLLSVFWSKLVFLLFRLHAFTDIFGFLTVMPYFILSASAIAGARYNNTGYFFSSAYLILLYFLNRLYSVEQNNHVILSNAFFALSPLFFIFFSLQSRKRFLSVRTLNNLAFVFVAGLLVYLLGKNVLSDVIEPNIPFRFRDGFLFIIEKIDAFLFLDSSTKDEFAYAARFFLIFIGFSWFAIRLAMKHDPDSAGYLGVIAAIMTVFYTTKPENEMIFFSSAGFIFMAALLEASFMKAYVDELTGIGGRRSLEDAMINLGKKYAIAMFDIDHFKKFNDTYGHEAGDQVLKLVATRLNGSFGRNAYRYGGEEFTVVFPGKNAKEAFPLLDSFRADLADHKFIIRETGRKKSSANKRGQEKSSSRKSVVITASMGVADSIAFPGEYPKNIMKIADQALYKSKQAGRNCVSIA, from the coding sequence ATGCCTTTGTTCAAGAGGCTTTTAAAAGCGCTTGTTGTTCCTGTTCTTATATTGGCTATTTCGGGATTATTATCAGTTTTCTGGTCAAAACTGGTTTTTCTGCTTTTCAGACTTCACGCATTTACTGACATATTCGGATTCCTGACAGTGATGCCTTATTTCATATTGTCAGCCTCGGCAATAGCTGGGGCGAGATATAATAATACCGGATATTTTTTCAGCTCAGCATACCTGATATTGCTTTACTTTCTGAACCGGCTTTATTCTGTAGAACAAAATAATCATGTTATTTTGTCAAATGCCTTTTTTGCTTTGTCGCCCCTGTTTTTTATTTTTTTTTCGCTTCAATCCAGAAAGAGATTTTTATCAGTACGAACCCTTAATAACCTTGCATTCGTATTTGTTGCAGGTTTACTTGTTTATCTTTTGGGGAAAAATGTATTATCTGATGTTATTGAACCCAATATTCCGTTCAGGTTCAGGGATGGTTTTTTGTTTATTATTGAAAAGATTGATGCTTTTCTTTTTTTAGATAGTTCGACCAAGGATGAATTCGCATATGCGGCTAGATTTTTTTTAATCTTTATTGGTTTTTCCTGGTTTGCAATAAGGCTTGCAATGAAGCACGATCCTGATTCTGCAGGCTATTTAGGCGTCATTGCTGCAATCATGACTGTTTTTTATACAACAAAACCAGAAAATGAAATGATCTTTTTTTCTTCTGCGGGCTTTATTTTTATGGCAGCTTTGCTTGAGGCTTCGTTTATGAAAGCCTATGTTGATGAATTAACAGGTATAGGCGGGAGGAGAAGTCTGGAAGATGCGATGATCAATCTTGGCAAAAAGTACGCTATAGCTATGTTTGATATTGATCATTTTAAAAAATTTAACGATACGTACGGGCACGAGGCTGGAGATCAGGTTCTTAAACTCGTTGCAACCCGGCTTAACGGATCTTTTGGAAGAAATGCCTATAGATACGGCGGCGAGGAATTCACAGTCGTTTTTCCAGGCAAAAACGCTAAAGAAGCTTTTCCTCTACTGGATTCTTTCAGAGCTGACCTTGCAGACCACAAATTCATAATAAGAGAGACAGGAAGAAAAAAAAGCTCGGCCAATAAAAGGGGACAGGAAAAAAGTTCCTCACGGAAGAGCGTTGTAATAACTGCAAGCATGGGTGTGGCTGATTCAATAGCATTTCCTGGTGAATACCCTAAAAATATAATGAAAATAGCTGACCAGGCACTTTATAAGTCAAAGCAAGCTGGAAGAAATTGTGTGAGTATTGCGTGA